The following proteins come from a genomic window of Kocuria palustris:
- a CDS encoding DUF3159 domain-containing protein, producing MTTPAPGPEQDPQHEPEQARDQDPTPEQRPTLAQSMTAYAQRSRVRRGETGRLDVLHAVGGWRGLAEAIVPGAVFLGVYIFSQSLAAALICALGAAALFTITRLVQRQTLIQALAGLIGVLVCAFFAWRSGDAIDYYVTGLWINLAYFLGLALSIVVGWPLLGVLFGFVRGEGMDWRQDPHRMRGYRLATGLLVAMFAARLIVQVPLYLTDHVTGLGIARLAMGVPLYAAVLWIAWLISRPAAVDPGVPEDALQRSDSEPREPKDPDITR from the coding sequence ATGACCACGCCGGCCCCGGGTCCCGAGCAGGACCCGCAGCACGAACCGGAGCAGGCCCGCGATCAGGACCCGACGCCCGAGCAGCGCCCCACGCTGGCGCAGTCCATGACGGCCTACGCCCAGAGATCCCGCGTACGCCGCGGCGAGACGGGTCGGCTCGACGTCCTGCACGCCGTGGGCGGTTGGCGCGGGCTCGCCGAGGCGATCGTGCCCGGTGCCGTCTTCCTGGGCGTCTACATCTTCAGTCAGTCGCTGGCCGCCGCGCTGATCTGCGCGCTGGGCGCTGCCGCGCTGTTCACGATCACCCGCCTGGTGCAGCGCCAGACGCTCATCCAGGCGCTGGCCGGTCTGATCGGGGTGCTGGTCTGCGCCTTCTTCGCCTGGCGCAGCGGCGATGCGATCGACTACTACGTGACCGGACTGTGGATCAACCTGGCGTATTTCCTCGGCCTGGCCCTGTCGATCGTCGTGGGGTGGCCGCTGCTGGGCGTGCTCTTCGGCTTCGTGCGCGGCGAGGGGATGGACTGGCGCCAGGACCCGCACCGGATGCGCGGCTACCGGCTCGCCACCGGCCTGCTCGTGGCCATGTTCGCCGCCCGCCTCATCGTGCAGGTGCCGCTGTACCTGACCGATCACGTGACCGGGCTGGGCATCGCCCGGCTGGCCATGGGTGTGCCGCTGTACGCGGCGGTGCTGTGGATCGCGTGGCTGATCTCGCGCCCGGCGGCAGTGGATCCCGGTGTTCCGGAGGACGCGCTGCAGCGCTCCGATTCCGAGCCCCGCGAGCCGAAGGATCCCGACATCACCCGCTGA
- a CDS encoding APC family permease: MTKLRALRTALVGRPYHNERYEDTALSKRAGLPVFSADSLSSVAYAPDEIVLTLALAGASAVLLSPWVGLAVVVVTVIIVLAYRQNLRAYPSGQGDYEIATSNLGDRAGVVVGASLMIDFTLVVAVSMSAAAQYLAAAFPGLIGFRLEIALAGILIAGLLNLRGLRFMGRAAAVPTYLFVAVLLAMIGTGLYQSATGTLDRAASADWEVLPVEVPDGGWTGMALAILVLRAFSSGAVAVTGVESVAGSVPFLRRPRAANARIILTVMGVLSVVLLLGTVYLARATGVQLVLDPERQLRMDGHAPEADFYQNPVLGQLARAIFGLDTPLYYVVILATVLVLVLAASTAFTGFPALASRLARDSSLPRQFAARGDRFAFTNGIVVLLVVAAVLTAVFGANVNALVQLYVVGVFVSFTLTQFGMVRHWRRHRRAEPTVSGRRRIVASLGLAVLAAVISAAVLVVVMTTRFTQGAWITVVCIVALSLFMSGIRRHYDAVDDALQLAPDSPVLALPSRVHAMLIVPSVRKPDMRALAYARASRPSTLEALVVDVSAARTARILEQWQRLEIPVPLRVLDAPYRSSTQPVIDHLRRVRRRSPRDLVVVYLPEYVVSTSWERFLHNQATGALRSRLRHERGVMIASVPWHLNTLGAQVSSDEDAPHEQSSEAPAQVTRRAARRRRRRRADREALAARSRTPRRRRRRPADRETPGASSRTAPTDGDDA; encoded by the coding sequence GTGACGAAACTGCGCGCGCTGCGGACCGCTCTGGTGGGCAGGCCCTACCACAACGAGCGCTACGAGGACACGGCCCTGTCCAAGCGCGCGGGGCTTCCGGTGTTCTCGGCGGACTCCTTGTCCTCGGTGGCCTACGCCCCGGACGAGATCGTGCTGACGCTGGCCCTGGCCGGGGCCTCCGCCGTGCTGCTCTCGCCGTGGGTCGGCCTGGCCGTCGTCGTCGTGACCGTGATCATCGTGCTGGCCTACCGGCAGAACCTGCGCGCGTACCCGTCCGGGCAGGGCGACTACGAGATCGCGACCTCCAACCTGGGCGATCGCGCCGGCGTGGTGGTCGGCGCGTCGCTGATGATCGACTTCACCCTCGTGGTCGCGGTGTCCATGTCCGCCGCGGCGCAGTACCTGGCCGCCGCGTTCCCGGGGCTGATCGGTTTCCGGCTCGAGATCGCGCTGGCCGGGATCCTGATCGCCGGGCTCCTGAACCTGCGCGGGCTGCGGTTCATGGGCCGCGCCGCAGCCGTGCCCACGTACCTGTTCGTGGCCGTGCTGCTCGCCATGATCGGCACCGGCCTGTACCAGTCGGCCACCGGCACCCTGGACCGCGCGGCCTCCGCGGACTGGGAGGTCCTGCCGGTGGAGGTCCCCGACGGCGGCTGGACGGGCATGGCCCTGGCGATCCTGGTGCTGCGGGCGTTCTCCTCGGGTGCTGTGGCGGTGACCGGCGTGGAGTCGGTGGCTGGCTCCGTGCCGTTCCTGCGCCGCCCGCGGGCCGCCAACGCCCGGATCATCCTGACCGTCATGGGCGTGCTCTCCGTCGTGCTGCTGCTGGGCACCGTGTACCTCGCACGCGCCACGGGGGTCCAGCTCGTGCTGGATCCCGAGCGCCAGCTGCGCATGGACGGCCACGCCCCGGAGGCGGACTTCTATCAGAACCCCGTGCTCGGGCAGCTCGCCCGGGCGATCTTCGGCCTGGACACGCCGCTGTACTACGTCGTGATCCTGGCAACCGTGCTCGTGCTCGTGCTGGCCGCCTCGACCGCCTTCACGGGCTTCCCGGCGCTGGCCTCGCGGCTGGCACGGGATTCGAGCCTCCCGCGGCAGTTCGCCGCTCGCGGCGATCGCTTCGCGTTCACGAACGGCATCGTGGTGCTGCTGGTGGTGGCGGCGGTGCTGACCGCCGTATTCGGCGCCAACGTCAACGCCCTCGTGCAGCTCTACGTGGTGGGCGTGTTCGTGTCCTTCACGCTCACCCAGTTCGGCATGGTCCGGCACTGGCGGCGCCACCGGCGCGCCGAGCCCACGGTCTCCGGGCGGCGCCGGATCGTGGCCTCGCTGGGGCTGGCCGTGCTGGCCGCGGTGATCTCGGCCGCCGTGCTGGTGGTGGTCATGACCACGCGGTTCACCCAGGGCGCCTGGATCACCGTGGTGTGCATCGTGGCGCTGTCGCTGTTCATGAGCGGCATCCGACGGCACTACGACGCCGTCGACGACGCCCTCCAGCTGGCTCCCGACTCACCCGTGCTGGCGCTGCCCTCGCGGGTGCACGCCATGCTGATCGTGCCGTCGGTGCGCAAGCCGGACATGCGCGCCCTGGCCTACGCCCGGGCCTCGCGGCCCTCCACGCTCGAGGCGCTCGTGGTGGATGTCTCCGCCGCGCGCACCGCCCGGATCCTGGAGCAGTGGCAGCGCCTGGAGATCCCCGTGCCGCTGCGGGTGCTGGATGCGCCCTACCGCAGCTCGACCCAGCCGGTCATCGACCATCTGCGCCGGGTCCGCAGGCGCTCGCCGCGCGATCTGGTGGTGGTCTACCTGCCGGAGTACGTGGTCTCCACCTCCTGGGAGCGCTTCCTGCACAACCAGGCCACAGGAGCGCTGCGCAGCCGCCTGCGCCACGAGCGGGGCGTCATGATCGCCTCCGTGCCCTGGCACCTGAACACCCTGGGCGCGCAGGTCTCCTCCGACGAGGACGCCCCGCACGAGCAGTCATCAGAGGCCCCCGCCCAAGTCACCCGGCGCGCCGCCCGCCGCCGACGCCGGCGCCGGGCCGACCGTGAGGCCCTGGCCGCCCGCTCCCGCACCCCACGACGACGGCGCCGCCGCCCAGCCGACCGCGAGACCCCGGGTGCCAGCTCCCGCACCGCACCGACCGATGGAGACGACGCATGA
- a CDS encoding potassium channel family protein, with protein MPHFVIMGAGRVGAMTARALEDSGHTVALIDQDEQAFRKLHGSFGGESITGHGFDRDVLRRAGIERAYAFAAVSSEDNSNILAARVARETFDVAHVVARIYDPARAEFYQRLGVPTVAAVRWTADQVLRRLLPEQSISGDFQEASGRLQLGELTLHEGWAGLRLSAIEKAADVRVAFITRFGEGVLPGARTTYQKGDLVHAMMRVDEIDDIVRVLAAEPSPEIRDAGQEGLLGPVDSAEARR; from the coding sequence ATGCCGCATTTCGTGATCATGGGCGCCGGACGCGTCGGTGCGATGACAGCCCGGGCCCTCGAGGACTCCGGGCACACCGTCGCCCTGATCGACCAGGACGAGCAGGCGTTCCGCAAGCTGCACGGCTCCTTCGGCGGCGAGTCCATCACCGGTCACGGCTTCGATCGCGACGTCCTGCGCCGGGCCGGGATCGAGCGCGCCTACGCCTTCGCGGCGGTGTCCTCGGAGGACAACTCGAACATCCTGGCCGCCCGCGTGGCCCGCGAGACCTTCGACGTGGCCCACGTGGTCGCCCGCATCTACGACCCCGCCCGCGCCGAGTTCTATCAGCGCCTGGGCGTGCCCACGGTGGCTGCCGTGCGCTGGACCGCCGATCAGGTGCTGCGCCGGCTGCTTCCCGAGCAGTCGATCTCCGGGGACTTCCAGGAGGCCTCGGGCCGCCTGCAGCTCGGCGAGCTGACCCTGCACGAGGGCTGGGCCGGGCTGCGGCTGTCGGCCATCGAGAAGGCCGCAGACGTCCGCGTCGCGTTCATCACCCGCTTCGGCGAGGGCGTTCTGCCCGGCGCCCGCACTACCTATCAGAAGGGCGATCTGGTCCACGCGATGATGCGAGTCGATGAGATCGACGACATCGTGCGCGTCCTGGCCGCGGAGCCCTCCCCCGAGATCCGCGATGCCGGCCAGGAGGGCCTGCTCGGACCCGTCGATTCAGCGGAGGCACGACGATGA
- the acnA gene encoding aconitate hydratase AcnA has translation MSTVDSFGAKDVLDVNGTQYEIYRLKALKGAEALPYSLKILLENLLRTEDGANVTQEHIKALAEWDPEAQPSTEIQFTPGRVIMQDFTGVPCIVDLATMREAIEDLGGDAARVNPLSPAELVIDHSVQIDSFGNADAIERNMDIEYQRNGERYQFLRWGQTAFDDFKVVPPGMGIVHQVNIEYLARVVMTREVDGVNRAYPDTCVGTDSHTTMENGIGVLGWGVGGIEAEAAMLGQPISMLIPRVVGFKLTGEIPAGATATDVVLTITEMLRKHGVVGKFVEFYGEGVAAVPLANRATIGNMSPEFGSTAAIFPIDDVTMDYLRLTGRPQEQIDLVEAYAKEQGLWHDPQEETRFSEYLELDLSTVVPSISGPKRPQDRIELDKAKGTFERDVKNYVSDKTPESAGVSMEDGREFELENGAVSIASITSCTNTSNPSVMMAAAVLARNAVDKGLASKPWVKTSIAPGSKVVTDYYEKSGLIPSLEALGFYIVGYGCTTCIGNSGPLESEIAQAVQDNDLAVTSVLSGNRNFEGRINPDVKMNYLASPPLVVAYALAGTMDFDFQNEPLGQDSEGNDVYLKDIWPDPTEVQQIIDDSIETEMFTDSYGTIFDGDERWQSLETPTGKTFEWDAESTYVRKPPYFEGMTMETSPVTDIEGARVLLKLGDSVTTDHISPAGSFKSDTPAGKYLIENGVERKDFNSYGSRRGNHEVMIRGTFANIRIKNQLLDGVEGGFTRDFTQEGGPQAAVYDAAMNYQEAGVPLVVLGGKEYGSGSSRDWAAKGTSLLGVRAVITESYERIHRSNLIGMGVLPLQFPQGESADSLGLDGTETFSISGVTELNDGRTPKTVKVTAAKEDGSTVEFDADVRIDTPGEADYYRNGGILQYVLRQMASK, from the coding sequence ATGAGCACCGTGGACAGCTTCGGGGCCAAGGACGTCCTTGACGTCAATGGCACCCAGTACGAGATTTACCGCCTCAAGGCGCTGAAGGGCGCCGAGGCCCTTCCCTACAGCCTCAAGATCCTGCTGGAGAACCTGCTGCGCACCGAGGACGGTGCCAACGTCACGCAGGAGCACATCAAGGCCCTGGCCGAGTGGGACCCAGAGGCGCAGCCGAGCACCGAGATCCAGTTCACGCCCGGCCGCGTGATCATGCAGGACTTCACCGGCGTCCCCTGCATCGTGGACCTGGCGACCATGCGCGAGGCCATCGAGGACCTCGGCGGCGACGCCGCCCGTGTCAACCCGCTCTCGCCCGCCGAGCTGGTCATCGACCACTCGGTGCAGATCGACTCCTTCGGCAACGCCGATGCGATCGAGCGCAACATGGACATCGAGTACCAGCGCAACGGCGAGCGCTACCAGTTCCTGCGCTGGGGCCAGACCGCGTTCGACGACTTCAAGGTCGTGCCCCCGGGCATGGGCATCGTGCACCAGGTCAACATCGAGTACCTGGCCCGCGTCGTGATGACCCGCGAGGTCGACGGCGTGAACCGCGCCTACCCGGACACCTGCGTGGGCACCGACTCCCACACCACCATGGAGAACGGCATCGGCGTCCTGGGCTGGGGCGTCGGCGGCATCGAGGCCGAGGCCGCCATGCTCGGCCAGCCGATCTCCATGCTGATCCCGCGCGTGGTGGGCTTCAAGCTCACCGGCGAGATCCCCGCCGGCGCCACCGCCACGGACGTCGTGCTCACGATCACCGAGATGCTGCGCAAGCACGGCGTCGTCGGCAAGTTCGTCGAGTTCTACGGCGAGGGCGTGGCGGCCGTGCCGCTGGCCAACCGCGCCACCATCGGCAACATGTCCCCGGAGTTCGGCTCGACCGCCGCGATCTTCCCGATCGACGACGTCACCATGGACTACCTGCGCCTGACCGGCCGCCCCCAGGAGCAGATCGACCTGGTCGAGGCCTACGCCAAGGAGCAGGGCCTGTGGCACGACCCGCAGGAGGAGACCCGCTTCTCCGAGTACCTCGAGCTGGACCTGTCCACCGTCGTGCCGTCGATCTCCGGGCCCAAGCGCCCGCAGGACCGCATCGAGCTGGACAAGGCCAAGGGCACCTTCGAGCGCGACGTGAAGAACTACGTCTCGGACAAGACCCCTGAGTCGGCCGGCGTGTCCATGGAGGACGGCCGCGAGTTCGAGCTCGAGAACGGCGCGGTCTCGATCGCCTCGATCACCTCCTGCACGAACACCTCGAACCCGTCGGTGATGATGGCAGCGGCCGTGCTGGCCCGCAACGCCGTCGACAAGGGCCTGGCCTCCAAGCCCTGGGTCAAGACCTCGATCGCCCCGGGCTCCAAGGTCGTGACCGACTACTACGAGAAGTCCGGCCTGATCCCGTCGCTGGAGGCCCTGGGCTTCTACATCGTGGGCTACGGCTGCACCACCTGCATCGGCAACTCGGGTCCGCTTGAGTCCGAGATCGCGCAGGCGGTCCAGGACAACGACCTGGCCGTGACCTCGGTGCTGTCGGGCAACCGCAACTTCGAGGGCCGCATCAACCCTGACGTCAAGATGAACTACCTGGCCTCCCCGCCGCTGGTGGTCGCCTACGCCCTGGCCGGGACCATGGACTTCGACTTCCAGAACGAGCCGCTGGGCCAGGACTCCGAGGGCAACGACGTCTACCTCAAGGACATCTGGCCGGATCCGACCGAGGTCCAGCAGATCATCGACGACTCCATCGAGACGGAGATGTTCACCGACTCGTACGGCACGATCTTCGACGGCGACGAGCGCTGGCAGTCCCTGGAGACCCCGACCGGCAAGACCTTCGAGTGGGACGCGGAGTCCACCTACGTGCGCAAGCCCCCGTACTTCGAGGGCATGACCATGGAGACCTCCCCGGTCACCGACATCGAGGGCGCGCGCGTGCTGCTCAAGCTGGGCGATTCGGTCACGACCGACCACATCTCCCCGGCCGGCTCCTTCAAGTCGGACACGCCCGCGGGCAAGTACCTCATCGAGAACGGGGTCGAGCGCAAGGACTTCAACTCCTACGGCTCGCGCCGCGGCAACCACGAGGTCATGATCCGCGGCACCTTCGCCAACATCCGCATCAAGAACCAGCTCCTGGACGGCGTGGAGGGCGGCTTCACCCGCGACTTCACCCAGGAGGGCGGCCCGCAGGCCGCCGTCTACGATGCCGCGATGAACTACCAGGAGGCCGGCGTCCCGCTGGTCGTGCTGGGCGGCAAGGAGTACGGCTCGGGATCCTCCCGCGACTGGGCGGCCAAGGGCACCAGCCTGCTGGGCGTCCGCGCGGTCATCACCGAGTCCTACGAGCGCATCCACCGCTCCAACCTGATCGGCATGGGCGTGCTGCCGCTGCAGTTCCCGCAGGGCGAGTCGGCCGACTCGCTGGGCCTGGACGGCACCGAGACCTTCTCGATCTCGGGCGTCACCGAGCTCAACGACGGCCGCACCCCCAAGACCGTGAAGGTCACCGCGGCCAAGGAGGACGGCTCCACCGTCGAGTTCGACGCCGACGTGCGCATCGACACCCCCGGTGAGGCGGACTACTACCGCAACGGCGGCATCCTGCAGTACGTGCTGCGCCAGATGGCCAGCAAGTGA
- a CDS encoding potassium channel family protein — MKVAVIGAGAVGSSIARELARSGHEVLIIDEKPEAVGRVDAPGASWSVGDACDLRVLADAGLDETEVVVAATGDDRVNLVVSLMARSEFGVPRTVGRVNNPRNEWLFDDSWGVDVAVSTPRLMTALVEEAVEIGDVVSVLTMQQASASFSAFTVPSDHPSIGSRVGTVPWPAQAVPVAILRDGQPLAPSRDDVIEADDELFFLVSGTGEDELRQLLGSATHSRAQQLPWAAEDPFEEEIPGEPSGPALQ, encoded by the coding sequence ATGAAGGTCGCCGTCATCGGAGCAGGGGCCGTGGGCTCCTCGATCGCCCGCGAGCTGGCGCGCAGCGGTCACGAGGTCCTGATCATCGACGAGAAGCCGGAGGCCGTGGGCCGGGTCGATGCTCCCGGCGCCAGCTGGAGCGTGGGCGATGCCTGCGACCTGCGCGTGCTGGCCGATGCCGGGCTGGACGAGACCGAGGTCGTGGTGGCCGCCACCGGCGACGACCGCGTGAACCTGGTGGTCTCGCTGATGGCGCGCTCGGAGTTCGGCGTGCCCCGCACCGTCGGGCGCGTGAACAACCCCCGCAACGAGTGGCTCTTCGACGACTCCTGGGGCGTCGACGTGGCCGTGTCCACGCCGCGGCTGATGACCGCGCTCGTGGAGGAGGCCGTGGAGATCGGCGACGTGGTGAGCGTGCTGACCATGCAGCAGGCCTCGGCCTCGTTCAGCGCCTTCACGGTGCCTTCGGATCACCCCTCGATCGGCTCCCGCGTGGGCACCGTCCCGTGGCCGGCCCAGGCCGTGCCCGTGGCCATCCTGCGCGACGGCCAGCCGCTGGCCCCCAGCCGCGACGACGTCATCGAAGCCGACGACGAGCTGTTCTTCCTGGTCTCCGGGACCGGTGAGGACGAGCTGAGGCAGCTGCTGGGCTCGGCGACGCACTCCCGCGCTCAGCAGCTGCCCTGGGCCGCCGAGGACCCGTTCGAGGAGGAGATCCCCGGCGAGCCCTCGGGCCCCGCGCTCCAGTGA
- a CDS encoding class I SAM-dependent RNA methyltransferase: protein MTDSPQHLELELGPLAHGGHTVARTQEGRVVFVRHGAPGERVRVRLSEAQDEARFWRGDVVEVLSPVQGRRARHPWEPADSMLSWASGRAPVGGAELGHLELELQRRLKTEVLRELLGGIGGFEPEQLEALDPRVEALPGETDDGLGWRTRAHFAVDEQGRAAMHPHRSDELVPVQDFPLMTPALSALRIGEIDWSGATRLDLAGPSADAPTVVVTAAHPFDEDLVRRLREHALPALQVAHARAGGEGEIGLVLSADTSAGSPRREPLVLSGTGRTVERIGQRTWEVSAGGFWQVHRSAPQHLLGLVEQESGLSAGEDALDLYSGAGLLTAALAEAVGETGSVLAVEGSPLTSTDAARRFGEDPQVEAVTGSVEDVLARRWPELVRVPQRRRRGGRPSRGWRGAASSVPSRRPDVVVLDPPRAGAGKVVVDAIAALEPRRIVSVSCDPATAARDLARFRHRGWQVSSLRGLDLYPNTHHLETVTVLERS from the coding sequence ATGACCGACAGCCCTCAGCACCTCGAGCTCGAGCTGGGACCGCTGGCCCACGGCGGGCACACCGTGGCGCGCACCCAGGAGGGACGCGTGGTGTTCGTGCGCCACGGGGCCCCCGGCGAGCGGGTGCGCGTGCGGCTGAGCGAGGCCCAGGACGAGGCGCGGTTCTGGCGCGGCGATGTGGTCGAGGTGCTCTCCCCGGTGCAGGGGCGCCGGGCGCGGCATCCCTGGGAGCCGGCAGATTCGATGCTGAGCTGGGCCTCCGGGCGCGCTCCCGTCGGCGGGGCCGAGCTCGGGCACCTGGAGCTCGAGCTGCAGCGACGGCTGAAGACCGAGGTCCTGCGGGAGCTGCTCGGCGGGATCGGGGGCTTCGAGCCAGAGCAGCTCGAGGCGCTGGACCCGAGGGTCGAAGCCCTGCCGGGGGAGACGGACGACGGACTGGGCTGGCGCACGCGCGCCCATTTCGCGGTCGATGAGCAGGGCCGGGCCGCCATGCATCCCCACCGCAGCGACGAGCTCGTGCCAGTCCAGGACTTCCCCCTGATGACTCCCGCGCTGAGCGCTCTGCGGATCGGCGAGATCGACTGGTCCGGGGCGACACGGCTCGATCTGGCGGGTCCCTCTGCAGACGCCCCCACGGTGGTCGTCACCGCCGCGCACCCGTTCGACGAGGACCTCGTCCGGCGTCTGCGCGAGCACGCGCTGCCGGCTCTGCAGGTCGCCCACGCCCGGGCCGGCGGGGAGGGGGAGATCGGACTCGTGCTCAGCGCCGACACCTCCGCCGGCTCCCCGCGCCGCGAGCCCCTGGTGCTCAGCGGGACCGGACGCACCGTCGAGCGGATCGGGCAGCGCACCTGGGAGGTCTCCGCCGGCGGATTCTGGCAGGTCCACCGCAGCGCGCCCCAGCATCTGCTGGGGCTCGTCGAGCAGGAATCCGGGCTGAGCGCGGGCGAGGACGCCCTCGATCTCTACTCGGGCGCGGGGCTGCTGACGGCTGCCCTGGCCGAGGCCGTGGGGGAGACCGGCTCGGTGCTCGCCGTCGAGGGCTCCCCGCTGACCTCCACGGATGCGGCCCGCCGCTTCGGCGAGGACCCACAGGTCGAGGCGGTCACCGGCTCCGTCGAGGACGTCCTGGCCCGCCGCTGGCCGGAGCTGGTGCGGGTCCCGCAGCGGAGGCGACGCGGCGGCCGTCCGTCGCGGGGCTGGCGCGGCGCAGCGTCGTCGGTGCCTTCGCGGCGACCGGACGTCGTCGTGCTGGATCCGCCGCGCGCCGGTGCGGGCAAGGTCGTGGTGGATGCGATCGCAGCCCTCGAGCCCCGCCGGATCGTGAGCGTGTCCTGCGATCCGGCCACTGCCGCGCGCGATCTGGCTCGGTTCCGCCACCGCGGCTGGCAGGTGAGCAGCCTGCGCGGCCTGGACCTGTATCCGAACACGCATCACCTCGAGACGGTGACCGTCCTCGAGCGCAGCTGA